Proteins encoded in a region of the Tubulanus polymorphus chromosome 10, tnTubPoly1.2, whole genome shotgun sequence genome:
- the LOC141911929 gene encoding dnaJ homolog subfamily B member 6-like has protein sequence MGEYYVILGVRKDASDTDIKKAYRKLALKWHPDKNPNNKDEAERKFKEISEAYEVLSDADKRRIYDQYGKDGLTGAGASNGADFGAGGGFDFDFGGGFASHGGGAGGFRHDFMFRDPFDVFRDFFSHDPFASNDFDPFFPFSGGRSRHQQPRRATSNRQVSSNFHHPGFGGFPSFGFTSPFFGDPMFGSDPFMDSGFSQSFSSSSFGGGASGGFRSTSRSTKIVNGRKIVTTKVVENGVETVTVEEDGILTSKLVNGQPQAIAY, from the exons atgGGCGAATATTACGTCATTCTCGGAGTGAGGAAAGATGCGTCGGACACAGATATCAAAAAAGC ATATCGGAAACTAGCGTTGAAATGGCACCCGGACAAAAACCCGAACAACAAAGACGAGGCCGAGAGAAAATTCAAAGAGATTTCCGAGGCGTACGAGGTCCTATCTGACG CCGACAAACGTCGTATTTACGACCAGTACGGAAAGGACGGTCTAACCGGAGCCGGCGCGAGCAACGGAGCTGACTTCGGCGCGGGCGGCGGATTCGACTTTGATTTCGGCGGTGGGTTCGCGTCGCACGGCGGCGGCGCCGGCGGATTCCGTCACGATTTCATGTTCCGCGATCCGTTCGACGTTTTCCGCGATTTCTTCTCGCACGACCCGTTCGCGTCGAACGACTTCGATCCGTTTTTCCCGTTCAGCGGAG GTCGATCTCGCCATCAGCAGCCGCGTCGAGCCACATCAAACCGACAAGTATCGTCGAATTTCCACCATCCCGGATTCGGTGGATTCCCGTCGTTCGGATTCACTTCGCCGTTCTTCGGTGATCCGATGTTCGGATCCGACCCCTTCATGGACTCCGG GTTTTCTCAATCATTTTCAAGTTCGTCGTTTGGTGGCGGAGCGTCCGGAGGTTTCCGGTCGACGTCGCGTTCAACCAAAATTGTCAACGGTCGAAAAATAGTCACAACCAA AGTCGTCGAGAACGGGGTAGAAACAGTTACCGTGGAAGAGGACGGAATTTTAACCTCGAAACTCGTGAACGGTCAGCCGCAAGCGATCGCGTACTAA